CCCAACCATTGGAGCCGTCACTATGATGCTTGGCACACAGGTGATGGCGCAACCCGGCACACGGCTCGTGTGGCAGCCGGTGCAGGAGTATTTCATTCACCGCGATGAAACGCAGCAGGTGCAGGCCGGCACGAAACGGCTGAATTCCTTCACCGCCTACACGCACATCGGCACCGACTTTGGCTTCCATGGGCAGGCGGAACATGAGATGGACTGGCTCACGGATGAAATCGTGGTGCATTTGAGCCAGCAGCCCGACGCCTGGGCAGGCATGTGGCACAGCCTGGCCGGGCAGGCACGGAATGCGAACCGCGTGATGGATTTCACGCGTGCCTATCCCGAACCGATCACCGCCAAACATCAGCCGCGGGTGAGCGCGGTCATGATCGAGGCCGCCGGGCGCGGCAAGATCAAACTGGAGATCAAATCGCCCGTGCAGGAGCTGCGCTGGTCACAGATGATCGAGTTGAACGAGCCGCAGTACCGCATGTTCGTGTATCCAGTGGCCTCGGAGGCGGTGCGCGATGCGAAGACACTTGTGTGGACGGCGGAACCAGGATCGGAGGTGAAAGTCTCCGGCCTGTTCCTCGGTGTGGAGCTGCCGCAGTTGCCATGGGATGCGTATGCGTTCCTGGCTTCGTTTGCCAAGATTGCGCGCTCGTATTCCATCGACACCGGCTTTGTCCGCGACCGTGCGCACATCGAGGAAGGAGCGTTCGAATCCGTCTCCGCCACCGGCATGTATGTGCTCGCTTCTGCTGCCGCAGCGCAGGAGTCTGTCGGCGTGGTGACGCCGGATTATGCCCGCTGGGTGCTCGCCCGCACGCATGAGGCGGTGAAGAAGCTCCAAACAGCACGTGGCCTGCTGCCGCATTTCGTGCATCGCCGGGACAACGCCTACCGCATCCATCCAAACACCGAATACAGCACGGTGGACACCGCGATCTACGCGCAGTCGATGCTGCTTGCGGCCACGATGCTGGGTGTGCCTGCCGTGGCGGAGGACATGATCCTGCAGATGCAACGCATCGAGTACGACCTGCTGCGCCTGCCGGACGGGCACCTCTCGCACGGCCTCGCGGACGATGGCGTCACGTTGCTGCCGCATGGCTGGCAGGACTGGGGCGGTGAGACAGCGCTCGTCATGCTCATGGAGGGCATCGCCAATCCGCAGCAGCGCCCGCCGCCGATGCGCACGCCCGGCAAGGCCTGGCAGGGCACCGGTTTCATCACCGAGGTGCAGAGCCTGTTTCATCCTGACTTCGACAGTGACGCGCCCGACGCCCATGACGGCGTGCGCTGGCTCAGCGTGCGCCGCGCCATGTTCGGTGCGCAGCGGGCCTACCTTCCCAAACGCTGGCCGCAGTCGCAGGCCGCCCGGCATGGCATCTACGGCCTGTCCGCCGGTGAAAATCAAGCCGGCAACAGCTACCACGTCGGCGGCGTTGACCTGCCGGACCAGAAGCTCGTCCACCCGCACTACGTTCTCATGTCCGCCACGCTGCACACACAGCCGGCGGAGATTTACGAGCTGCTCGAGCGCATGGAGAAGGCCGGTTACTTCCCGCCGTGGGGCATGGTCGAGAATCTCGATGTCGATGGCCGCAGCTACCTGCCGATGGAAGGTGCCCTCAACGCCGGCTTTGAAGCCCTCAGCGCCTACCATCTCCTCGCCAAACACCGCCAGATCCCTGACGCCATTCATCAGGCCAGCCAGAACAGCCCGCAGATTCGCCGTGCCATGCAGTTGTTCTACCCGCAGGCACCTTCAGACGACTCTGCGGCGGTGGAGGCGGCGGCGGGGCGATAACCGGGCCGGCAAGCTAAGCTCTTGCCCCTGCGCGCATCACCAGCTATGTCGCGGCCATGTTTGTCGATCAGATCAAAGTCCATGCGCGTGCCGGAAAGGGCGGCGATGGCAGTGCGCACTTCCATCGCGGTAAATTTCGTCCCAAAGGCGGTCCTGACGGAGGCGATGGCGGCAACGGTGGCAGTTTGATCCTGCTCGTCGATCCCAGCACCGACAGCCTGCGCAATTATGTCTTCAACAACCGCCTCCTCGCCGAAGACGGCGCCAAAGGCGGTGCCACGCAGTGCACGGGCCGCAGCGGCAGGGACGTGACGTACAAGGTGCCGCCCGGCACGCTCGTCAGCCGCATCACCCAGGAATACGACAACGCGACTAATGAGCTCGTCACGCGCTACGAGCCCGTGGCCGATCTCACCGAGACCAACGCCACCTACGTCCTCTGCAAAGGCGGCAAAGGCGGGAAGGGGAACGTGCATTTCAAAACCTCCACGCATCAGGCCCCACGCGAATTCACCCCCGGCACTCCCGGAGAGGAAGGCGACTTCCACTTTGAACTCCGCAGCATCGCCGATGCCGGTTTCGTCGGCGCTCCGAATGCGGGCAAATCCACGCTGCTCTCCAAACTGAGCGCCGCCAAGCCCAAGATCGCGAACTACCCCTTCACCACGCTGCAACCCATGGTCGGCGTCATCGAGTTCGGCCCCTCGCGTCGGGGCACGCTGGCGGACATCCCCGGCTTGATCGAGGGCGCGCACCAAAACATCGGCCTCGGCCATGATTTCCTGCGCCACATCATGCGCTGCCGCGTGCTGCTCTTCGTTGTCGATACCGCCGGCACCGAAGGCCGCGATCCCGTCTCCGACCTCGAAATCGTCCGCAAAGAGGTCTCGCTCTACTCCGACGAACTCGCCAAACGCCCCTGGTGCATCCTCGCCAACAAGATCGACCTCCCCGAGAGCGCGGAAAACCTCGTCCACTTCAAGGAGCGCTTCAAACGCATCAAAATCCACCCCGTCTCCGCCGAAACCGGCGAAGGCCTCGACAAGCTCCGCAAGTGGCTCGACGAGAAGATCGGGCAGGACATCGTGTGGTGATCCATTATGCGCCTCAACCGTTCCAATCTCTGCTGGCTGGCCCTGGCGTTGATCACGGCGGGCTACCTGCTCTTTTGGGCGTTCCTGCTCGGTGCCACGGCGACTTACAGCACGCCGGACTCGTGGCTGAAGGTGCTGATGTCGCCGGAAATCCGGCATGCGACGTGGCTGAGTCTGGTGACGTGCTCGCTGGCGGCGGGGTTTGCGCTGCTGCTGGCGGTGCCGGTGGGGTATTTGATGTCACGGCGGGAGTTTCGCGGCAAATCGTGGCTGGATGCGGCGCTGGACATCCCGATCATCCTGCCGCCGCTGGTGGTGGGACTGTGTTTGCTGATCTTTTTCCAGACGAAGATCGGCAAGGTGATCGAGATGGCGATTCCCTTCACCTATCAAGTCAGCGGTGTGGTGCTCGCGCAGTTCGTCGTGGCCGCTGCGTTCGCGATCCGCACGATGCGCGGGACGTTTCAGCATCTCTCGGCGCGGCCGGAGGACGTGGCGCTGACGCTGGGCTGCACGCGGTTTCAGGCGCTGTGGCATGTGGCGCTGCCAGCGGCACGACGCGGCATGGTGGCGGCGTTTTGCATCGCCTGGGCGCGGAGTTTGGGCGAGTTCGGGCCGATCCTCGTCTTTGCCGGGGCCACGCGCATGAAGACCGAAGTGCTGCCGACGACCGTCTGGCTCGAACTCAGCGTGGGAAATCTCGAAGCCGCCGTGGCGGTGAGTTTGTTCATGGTGGCGCTGGCCGTGCTGGTGCTGGTGGTGGTGCGTGCGACGGGGGAAAAAGTATGAACCTTGGTTGATAGCGGTTGGTTGATAGTTGATGGCCTGCCGCGAACCGAATCCGACTCTCAACAATCCACTTTAAACCATCAACTCCGCTGCCGAATGATTCAGCTCGAACAACTCACCTGGAAGGTCGCGGGCCGCATGATCCTGGAGGACGTGACGGTTGCCATTCCGGCCAACACTTACGCCGTGCTGATGGGTTCGACCGGTTGTGGCAAAACCACGCTGCTGGAGATTCTCTGCGGTCTGAGAAAGCCGACTTCAGGCCGCGTGCTGTTGGATGGCGTCGATGTCACGCATTTGGAGCCGCGTGAGCGCGGCATCGGCTACGTGCCGCAGGATCTGGCGCTGTTTCCCGGATTGCGCGTGCGGGAGCAGATCGGTTTCGCCCCGAAACTGCGCGGCGTGCCGCCTGAGGAACTGAATCAACGTGTGAATCGTCTCGCGGAGCAGTTTGGCATCACTTCGCTGCTGGATCGCCTGCCCGACATGCTTTCCGGCGGCGAGAAGCAGCGCGTGGCCCTCGCCCGTGCGCTCGCGGCGCAACCCAAGCTGCTGCTGCTGGATGAACCGCTCTCCGCGCTCGACGAAAGCATGCGTGCCGAGGCCGTTTCCCTTCTCCAGCGGGTGCAATCCGAGCATGCGCTCACCGTCTTGCACGTCACCCACTCCAGCAGCGAGGCCGCAGCTCTTGGACATCTGCATTTGCGCATGACGGGCGGACGGCTGGCGGTTGGATGAGGGCTGTTGCGCAGCGGCAATGATGGGCCGTTGCCCGTGCCATTTTTTGATTTGCCAAACACCTCATGGAGGTCAAGCTGGCAAAGCCATGAACTCCAAACGTCTTCTCATCCTCGTTTTGTCCATTCCGGCGGTGGCCCTCGCCGGGTTCAAACTGCCCTCGAAGATTTTTGAGGTGGGTGACCTCGAAAAAGCGCAGGTGGAGGCGGCAGCCAAAGGCAAGCCGATCGCCTTTCTTTTTTCCAACAAGGATTCCACCTGCCCGTTGTGCAGCGATGCCAGTTCCACCATGATCCGGGAACTGGGATCCAAAACGGTGATGGTTTATGTGCGCAACGTCACCGGACTCCCGCAGTCAGTGATCAAGGCGCTGACGCCAGGCCAATACATCCCCAAGATCGCCGTCCTTGACGACAGGCTGGAAACCACCTTGGGCACCGTCACTTACGAAGCGGTCAAAAGCGATTCTCGTGCCGCGTTTCGTGAGGTCGAGAAAGCCATTCGGGATTACAAAAAAGCGGAGTAGCGGCAGGGAAGAC
The Prosthecobacter sp. genome window above contains:
- the obgE gene encoding GTPase ObgE, whose amino-acid sequence is MFVDQIKVHARAGKGGDGSAHFHRGKFRPKGGPDGGDGGNGGSLILLVDPSTDSLRNYVFNNRLLAEDGAKGGATQCTGRSGRDVTYKVPPGTLVSRITQEYDNATNELVTRYEPVADLTETNATYVLCKGGKGGKGNVHFKTSTHQAPREFTPGTPGEEGDFHFELRSIADAGFVGAPNAGKSTLLSKLSAAKPKIANYPFTTLQPMVGVIEFGPSRRGTLADIPGLIEGAHQNIGLGHDFLRHIMRCRVLLFVVDTAGTEGRDPVSDLEIVRKEVSLYSDELAKRPWCILANKIDLPESAENLVHFKERFKRIKIHPVSAETGEGLDKLRKWLDEKIGQDIVW
- a CDS encoding ATP-binding cassette domain-containing protein; translation: MIQLEQLTWKVAGRMILEDVTVAIPANTYAVLMGSTGCGKTTLLEILCGLRKPTSGRVLLDGVDVTHLEPRERGIGYVPQDLALFPGLRVREQIGFAPKLRGVPPEELNQRVNRLAEQFGITSLLDRLPDMLSGGEKQRVALARALAAQPKLLLLDEPLSALDESMRAEAVSLLQRVQSEHALTVLHVTHSSSEAAALGHLHLRMTGGRLAVG
- a CDS encoding ABC transporter permease produces the protein MRLNRSNLCWLALALITAGYLLFWAFLLGATATYSTPDSWLKVLMSPEIRHATWLSLVTCSLAAGFALLLAVPVGYLMSRREFRGKSWLDAALDIPIILPPLVVGLCLLIFFQTKIGKVIEMAIPFTYQVSGVVLAQFVVAAAFAIRTMRGTFQHLSARPEDVALTLGCTRFQALWHVALPAARRGMVAAFCIAWARSLGEFGPILVFAGATRMKTEVLPTTVWLELSVGNLEAAVAVSLFMVALAVLVLVVVRATGEKV